The following are encoded together in the Gilvimarinus sp. DA14 genome:
- a CDS encoding ATP-binding protein, whose translation MNTFVSIVLLALAYWSVGLLALTLAIPPGFASAIFPPVGMAIGAVMLFGARLLPGVFLGSVLLNLTVGWQNAGKLTASGVVLAAGIALSTAAAVLLAKKLSSLILQGRQAFTREADIVSLLIVTGPVACLLSASGGVGVLYGLDVVRAEAVASSWWTWWIGDSIGVALALPIMYIFFARPREVWRGRMITVGLPIAAATALMIVVFVRINKAELDRLDKSFQQLSVPFAANFASALESQLGVLKSIDGLFQASEHVTLADFTRFNEHSLEGSEVLHAVSWNARINHAQRGAEELSQSQQGLPATITERADNGELVPAPRRDDYVYVKYIVPAAGNEKAQSFNVGGVPSRRAALEQSAASGEARMTMPIQLVQDTVTSKALLVFYPVYFKEATLPSWQNVKGFATAVVVMEQLITQMVSDYGEQAGFTVTVDYVGAQTEGLASVGGDPVSDLASLLRFEQTYPFAGAAVRITLEPTTAFVSKHYSSLTWTVLAGGFLFCALLGGFLLSLSVRSERIRELVQERTAELSSILSSATDAILTIDGSGSVHRYNPAALELFAVEREQLQRSSITTWLDAFAGANTQVKQVLDARLNTMFETTLTTPDEQRHAVEVGVSKMELGTDPHYVVMLHNITERKKTEKLKSEFVSTVSHELRTPLTSIVGSLKLVLAGVTGEITPKTHSMVAIARDNAERLSVLVNDILDIEKLDFDQLKIDIAQVPVIATMEHVIQQMRGYAEGFDVQLTQHTSADLSGQDCVAADSHRLIQILTNLLSNAIKYSDPGSQVILSARREGQELVFSVKDSGRGMPDYFRKQIFQKFSQADSSDKREKSGTGLGLYIVKALTEKMHGSISYESELGKGSEFFIRLPLSPPL comes from the coding sequence TTGAATACATTTGTCTCTATCGTGCTATTGGCGCTTGCTTATTGGAGCGTGGGGCTGTTGGCTCTTACTCTGGCCATTCCCCCAGGCTTTGCCAGTGCCATCTTTCCTCCGGTAGGTATGGCGATTGGGGCGGTCATGCTATTTGGGGCACGTTTGCTTCCTGGTGTTTTTCTCGGCTCCGTGCTGCTCAATTTGACCGTGGGTTGGCAAAACGCGGGTAAGTTGACCGCCTCCGGTGTCGTGCTTGCAGCGGGCATTGCTCTGTCTACCGCGGCGGCCGTTCTTTTGGCAAAAAAGTTATCTTCGCTAATTCTGCAGGGGCGCCAGGCTTTTACCCGCGAGGCCGATATTGTTAGTTTGTTGATAGTGACGGGGCCGGTGGCTTGTTTGCTAAGTGCGAGCGGCGGCGTCGGTGTGCTTTACGGGCTGGATGTAGTACGTGCCGAAGCTGTGGCTTCCAGTTGGTGGACCTGGTGGATTGGCGATAGCATCGGGGTCGCCTTGGCGCTGCCTATTATGTACATATTTTTTGCTCGCCCTAGAGAGGTGTGGCGCGGCCGGATGATCACTGTTGGCTTGCCCATTGCTGCGGCCACTGCGCTAATGATTGTCGTGTTTGTGCGCATTAATAAGGCCGAGCTGGATCGGCTGGATAAATCCTTTCAACAACTGAGTGTTCCCTTTGCCGCTAATTTTGCCTCGGCCCTAGAGAGTCAGTTGGGCGTTTTAAAGAGTATCGACGGACTGTTTCAGGCCTCAGAACATGTGACTTTGGCAGATTTCACACGCTTTAATGAACACAGCCTGGAGGGCAGCGAAGTGCTGCACGCGGTGTCGTGGAATGCGCGTATTAATCACGCGCAGCGAGGGGCGGAAGAACTATCCCAAAGTCAGCAGGGGTTGCCTGCCACCATCACCGAGCGTGCGGATAATGGTGAGCTCGTACCCGCCCCTAGGCGCGACGATTATGTGTACGTTAAGTATATAGTGCCGGCCGCTGGCAATGAGAAAGCGCAAAGCTTCAATGTGGGCGGCGTACCGAGTCGCCGCGCGGCGTTAGAGCAAAGCGCCGCAAGTGGCGAAGCGCGTATGACTATGCCGATTCAGCTGGTGCAGGACACGGTAACCAGTAAGGCGCTGTTGGTCTTTTATCCGGTCTATTTCAAAGAAGCGACGCTACCTAGTTGGCAAAACGTTAAGGGCTTTGCCACTGCTGTGGTGGTTATGGAGCAGTTGATCACCCAAATGGTATCGGATTACGGTGAGCAGGCCGGCTTTACCGTCACGGTCGATTATGTGGGGGCGCAAACAGAGGGCCTGGCCAGTGTAGGTGGCGACCCTGTTTCTGATTTGGCGTCTTTATTGCGCTTTGAGCAGACCTACCCGTTTGCAGGCGCTGCCGTACGTATCACCCTTGAGCCAACCACTGCCTTTGTCAGCAAGCATTACAGCTCCCTGACCTGGACAGTGCTCGCAGGTGGGTTTTTATTCTGCGCTTTGCTCGGCGGGTTTTTACTTTCCCTGAGTGTGCGCTCCGAAAGAATTCGCGAGCTGGTGCAGGAGAGAACGGCCGAGCTTTCTTCCATTTTAAGCAGCGCGACCGATGCCATTCTAACCATTGACGGCTCTGGCTCCGTGCACCGCTATAATCCGGCAGCGCTGGAGCTGTTTGCGGTTGAGCGTGAGCAACTACAGCGCTCGAGTATTACGACCTGGTTGGATGCGTTTGCCGGCGCTAACACACAGGTAAAACAGGTGCTGGATGCACGGCTCAATACGATGTTTGAAACCACTTTGACCACACCCGACGAACAGCGCCATGCAGTAGAGGTTGGGGTGAGCAAGATGGAGCTTGGCACCGATCCTCACTATGTTGTGATGCTGCATAATATTACCGAGCGCAAGAAAACAGAAAAGCTAAAAAGCGAGTTTGTCAGTACGGTGAGTCACGAGCTGCGCACACCGCTGACTTCCATTGTAGGTTCCCTCAAGTTGGTGTTGGCCGGTGTGACCGGTGAAATCACCCCAAAAACTCACAGCATGGTTGCCATTGCACGGGATAACGCCGAGCGCTTAAGTGTTCTGGTAAATGATATTCTGGATATTGAAAAGCTGGATTTTGACCAGTTAAAAATTGATATTGCTCAGGTGCCTGTGATCGCCACAATGGAGCATGTGATACAGCAAATGCGGGGTTACGCCGAGGGTTTTGACGTGCAATTGACGCAGCATACCTCTGCAGACCTGAGTGGGCAGGACTGTGTCGCGGCGGACTCCCATCGGCTGATACAAATATTAACGAACTTGCTTTCCAACGCCATCAAGTATTCTGACCCGGGCTCGCAAGTCATATTGTCAGCGCGCCGCGAAGGGCAAGAGTTGGTCTTTTCGGTTAAGGATTCTGGGCGCGGAATGCCGGATTATTTTCGCAAGCAAATCTTTCAAAAGTTTTCTCAGGCCGACTCGTCGGATAAGCGGGAAAAAAGTGGTACTGGTCTTGGTTTATATATTGTTAAGGCCTTAACCGAGAAAATGCATGGTTCTATTTCCTACGAATCAGAGCTCGGCAAAGGCAGTGAGTTTTTCATCCGCCTACCCTTGTCGCCACCTCTTTAG
- a CDS encoding DUF1826 domain-containing protein, translating to MQQAAEIIAAPTGLSQSTDPAVFTDLYNAETNLCVWQRHLPAQVDQYSKFVLEQQPHATEIRLSSDLKSLEQELCKRLPDHVLRQAFIDDVNILADMVTCLLGAKAVGLRLCTTSSATCPRFHVDKLGCRLITTYCGPATEWLDNSVIDRGKLGRGAEGKADRESGLYLNASSIRKLNTGDVALLKGEDWPGNEGQGIVHRSPELIAPQRRLFLTMDAIT from the coding sequence ATGCAACAAGCCGCTGAAATTATTGCTGCCCCCACGGGGCTCAGCCAGAGCACTGACCCGGCCGTGTTCACCGACTTATATAACGCCGAGACTAATCTGTGTGTCTGGCAGCGGCACCTGCCCGCGCAGGTCGATCAGTACAGCAAGTTTGTGCTGGAGCAGCAGCCACATGCCACCGAGATACGCCTGTCCAGCGATTTAAAATCGCTGGAACAAGAACTGTGTAAACGCTTGCCTGACCATGTGCTACGTCAGGCTTTTATTGACGATGTGAATATCTTGGCGGATATGGTGACCTGCCTGCTGGGTGCCAAGGCCGTAGGCCTGAGACTGTGCACGACGAGCTCAGCCACCTGCCCGCGCTTTCACGTCGACAAACTGGGCTGCCGGCTAATTACCACATATTGTGGACCGGCGACCGAATGGCTCGACAACAGCGTGATTGATCGCGGCAAATTAGGGCGCGGCGCCGAAGGCAAAGCCGACAGAGAATCCGGGCTCTATTTAAACGCCTCGTCTATTCGTAAGCTCAACACCGGCGATGTCGCGTTGTTAAAGGGTGAAGACTGGCCCGGCAATGAAGGCCAGGGCATTGTGCACCGCTCGCCAGAGCTAATTGCTCCGCAACGACGCCTGTTTCTTACTATGGATGCCATCACATGA
- a CDS encoding cellulose binding domain-containing protein — protein MQSLFSINTLGVLAASALASGIAAAQTQSSSSSSSSSSCSSSSAPSSPLPALACSVSSAGSWAQGYQAAVDVTNVSDRAIDSWQVYLMLDSGHTIDHSWNVLLDRDHSDFTARNASWNGRLQPGESASFGLLGRHPGAFVMPQCSAMPEPNADFTVAEHGFTVQAKLAKEPQSNWQYRIDFGDGEVIYHHDAWHTYAEPGVYSIVVTARSGHHTVTREQQVSVQVVNADNRAPVARTYVDVPYGGSPNISDGLSYDLDGQALTRQWQTTRWINSSYSVLTVSDGALSDTAQTSNPVPCGGGYHSSVYANLNYEVDGRTVLFDAHESYGAELLLEYGDGVSTSRVVTSHTYDQPGEYEVRLRVFGGPYSDYLSQTIVIE, from the coding sequence GTGCAAAGCTTATTCAGTATTAATACATTAGGGGTGCTTGCCGCTAGCGCCCTGGCTTCGGGTATTGCAGCCGCGCAAACTCAGTCGAGTTCAAGTTCATCAAGCAGTTCATCCTGTTCGTCCAGCTCTGCGCCCAGTTCACCTTTGCCAGCGCTGGCGTGCTCGGTTTCCAGCGCTGGCTCCTGGGCACAGGGGTATCAAGCAGCGGTCGATGTGACCAATGTCAGTGATCGGGCGATTGACTCGTGGCAGGTCTACTTGATGCTCGATTCGGGACATACGATCGATCATTCCTGGAATGTGCTGCTCGATCGCGACCATAGCGATTTCACGGCGCGCAATGCGTCTTGGAATGGGCGATTACAACCGGGGGAAAGCGCAAGCTTTGGTTTGTTGGGGCGTCACCCCGGGGCGTTTGTGATGCCGCAATGTAGTGCGATGCCCGAGCCAAATGCTGACTTTACTGTGGCGGAGCACGGCTTTACGGTTCAGGCAAAATTGGCCAAAGAGCCGCAAAGCAATTGGCAGTACCGGATAGATTTCGGTGATGGTGAGGTGATTTACCATCACGATGCATGGCATACCTACGCCGAGCCCGGTGTTTACAGCATAGTGGTTACGGCGCGCAGTGGACATCACACGGTCACTCGCGAGCAGCAGGTGTCGGTGCAAGTGGTTAACGCGGATAATCGGGCGCCCGTGGCCCGCACTTACGTGGATGTCCCCTATGGTGGCTCGCCTAATATCAGCGATGGTTTGTCTTACGATCTGGACGGACAGGCCCTGACACGACAATGGCAAACTACCCGCTGGATAAATAGCTCCTACAGCGTGTTGACCGTTTCTGATGGAGCTTTGTCGGATACCGCTCAAACGAGCAATCCCGTGCCCTGTGGAGGTGGCTATCACTCTTCGGTTTATGCCAATTTAAATTATGAAGTCGATGGCCGAACTGTATTGTTTGATGCGCACGAAAGCTATGGTGCTGAGCTGTTGCTAGAGTATGGAGACGGCGTCAGCACTTCGCGGGTCGTTACCTCACACACTTATGACCAGCCGGGCGAGTATGAGGTTAGATTGCGAGTTTTCGGCGGTCCCTATTCGGATTATCTTTCCCAGACCATTGTGATTGAATAG
- a CDS encoding MerC domain-containing protein translates to MKDETAALCSGLCLIHCIATPILLSIGSLGLIGSLFTSEWVHLVLIIPIAALALASFPSGRKRHGRWLPTASGFSGLALLVTAFFAPHEAEAALSISGGLLLIAGHLSNRFHCRRLPQAEEPAC, encoded by the coding sequence ATGAAAGACGAAACCGCCGCACTGTGCTCCGGCCTGTGCCTAATCCACTGTATTGCTACCCCTATTTTGCTATCCATTGGAAGCCTCGGCCTGATCGGTAGTCTGTTTACTTCGGAGTGGGTACACCTCGTACTGATCATACCCATTGCCGCGCTGGCACTGGCCAGCTTCCCCAGCGGCAGAAAGCGGCACGGCCGCTGGTTACCCACGGCGTCGGGCTTTAGCGGCTTAGCTCTCTTGGTTACCGCCTTTTTCGCCCCGCACGAGGCCGAAGCGGCGCTTTCAATCAGCGGCGGCCTGCTGCTGATAGCGGGACATTTAAGCAATCGCTTTCACTGCCGTCGCCTGCCGCAAGCGGAGGAGCCCGCATGCTAA
- a CDS encoding TonB-dependent receptor, with protein MLKRSLAYLGFGFLALPGLASADTIQGVVLDGDGQPVTGALVEVVGTRVSAETDASGQFLLDDLSSDDVELHVRAPRFMHKNVHVHDGSDSLRITLTETVIEVVDVTGMPWHISQLESATPVSVLSGDQLRDQQSATLGDTLNKQVGVHSSYYGPVAGTPIIRGLSGPRVLVAQNGLDVGDVSRSGPDHAVTGEATTARQVEILRGPATLFYGNGAIGGVVNVVDDRVPQDTETFGQWQLEYNSANNEPVIEGSANVGLGDSFAVHVDGFWREADDLEIPGYAEIEPDEDASYGTLENSAYDSQGATLGGSYVGDNGFAGISFGRLERTYGIPGHSHDGVMVQAELEQDRLQFVSEYSFDHDILAEARFRYGYTDYQHYELEGDAIGTMFQNELHEARLELFHQPFAEWRGAVSLHGKRQENAAQGEEAFTPPSLTESYALALMEEKHFGDFLVQLGGRIEWIEVDAHDVLLDSEGERGTYRLDQEFTPYSFSLGTVWDFAEGYNLGVNLTHAQRAPTASEVFSYGPHIGAGSFEVGSIFDILANDDGDWVVNFSDQPVELETSNNIDISLRKFAGNIGFVVGAFYNQVDDFYYARATGLEAESGHDHDHDHDHDHDHEEEHDHGEHEDEMLPVYQFTAADAELYGFEGEVHWQVSDPLMLRFTTDYIRATLRDGGNLPRIPPLRAGIAAEYEVGPWAVHASAAHYFEADKTAALETSTEAYTWVDAEVSYTLPVWGGTKLYLRGDNLLDETARVHSSFIKDIAPRAGRSVSAGIRASF; from the coding sequence GTGTTGAAGCGGTCTTTAGCTTATTTAGGTTTTGGTTTTCTGGCGCTGCCCGGGCTTGCCAGCGCCGATACAATCCAAGGGGTGGTGCTCGATGGCGACGGCCAGCCTGTCACCGGTGCCTTGGTCGAGGTTGTCGGCACTCGCGTGAGCGCTGAAACCGACGCGTCTGGTCAGTTTTTGCTGGATGATTTATCCAGCGATGACGTTGAACTGCACGTGCGCGCTCCGCGCTTTATGCACAAAAATGTACACGTACATGACGGTAGCGATTCGCTGCGTATTACCCTGACCGAGACAGTAATCGAGGTGGTCGACGTAACGGGCATGCCCTGGCACATCTCCCAGCTGGAGTCGGCTACTCCGGTTTCGGTGTTAAGTGGCGATCAGCTGCGTGATCAGCAGTCGGCCACTTTGGGTGACACTTTGAATAAGCAAGTAGGCGTGCACTCCAGCTACTACGGCCCGGTAGCCGGTACGCCGATTATTCGCGGTTTATCTGGCCCGCGAGTTCTGGTGGCGCAAAATGGTTTAGATGTAGGTGATGTGTCGCGTAGCGGTCCCGACCACGCGGTAACCGGCGAAGCCACTACTGCCCGGCAGGTAGAAATTTTACGTGGCCCGGCGACTTTGTTTTACGGTAATGGCGCCATTGGTGGCGTGGTCAATGTGGTGGACGATCGCGTGCCCCAAGATACCGAGACTTTTGGTCAGTGGCAGTTGGAGTACAACAGTGCCAATAACGAGCCGGTGATCGAGGGTAGTGCCAACGTCGGTCTTGGCGATAGCTTTGCCGTGCACGTGGATGGCTTTTGGCGCGAGGCGGATGACCTGGAAATACCGGGCTACGCCGAGATCGAGCCAGACGAAGATGCCAGCTACGGCACCTTGGAAAACTCCGCCTACGACAGCCAGGGCGCGACCCTGGGCGGTAGCTATGTTGGCGATAACGGTTTCGCTGGTATCAGTTTTGGCCGCCTGGAACGCACTTATGGCATTCCCGGCCACAGCCACGATGGTGTAATGGTTCAGGCCGAGCTGGAGCAGGATCGCTTGCAGTTTGTCAGTGAGTACAGCTTTGATCACGACATCCTGGCGGAGGCGCGTTTTCGCTATGGCTACACCGATTACCAGCACTATGAATTAGAAGGCGATGCCATTGGCACCATGTTCCAGAATGAACTGCATGAGGCCAGGTTAGAGTTGTTTCATCAGCCCTTCGCCGAATGGCGCGGTGCTGTGAGCTTGCATGGCAAGCGTCAGGAAAATGCAGCCCAGGGCGAAGAGGCCTTCACCCCGCCGTCGCTCACAGAATCCTATGCTTTAGCGTTGATGGAAGAGAAGCACTTTGGTGATTTTCTGGTGCAACTGGGTGGGCGTATTGAGTGGATTGAAGTGGATGCGCACGACGTGCTGCTGGACTCCGAAGGCGAGCGCGGAACCTACCGTCTGGATCAGGAATTTACGCCCTATAGCTTTTCTTTAGGCACTGTGTGGGACTTTGCCGAAGGCTATAACCTAGGGGTGAACCTTACCCACGCTCAGCGAGCACCCACTGCCAGTGAAGTCTTTTCCTACGGCCCTCACATCGGTGCTGGCAGTTTTGAGGTGGGGTCGATTTTTGACATTCTCGCCAACGACGATGGCGATTGGGTGGTTAATTTTTCCGACCAGCCTGTCGAGCTGGAAACTTCTAATAACATCGATATTTCCCTGCGTAAGTTCGCTGGCAATATCGGCTTTGTGGTGGGCGCTTTCTACAACCAGGTAGACGACTTTTACTACGCCCGCGCTACCGGTTTAGAAGCAGAAAGTGGTCACGACCACGACCACGACCACGACCACGATCATGACCATGAAGAAGAGCATGATCACGGCGAGCACGAAGACGAAATGCTGCCTGTTTATCAGTTTACCGCAGCCGATGCTGAGCTTTACGGTTTTGAAGGTGAGGTGCACTGGCAGGTTAGCGATCCGTTAATGCTGCGTTTTACCACCGACTACATTCGCGCGACGTTGCGCGATGGCGGCAACTTACCACGCATTCCCCCTCTACGTGCGGGTATCGCCGCCGAGTACGAAGTAGGCCCCTGGGCTGTACACGCCAGCGCCGCTCACTATTTTGAGGCGGACAAAACCGCCGCGTTGGAAACCTCTACAGAGGCGTATACCTGGGTGGATGCCGAAGTGAGTTACACCTTGCCTGTCTGGGGCGGCACCAAACTGTATTTGCGTGGCGATAACTTGTTGGACGAAACCGCGCGTGTACACAGTTCATTTATCAAAGACATTGCACCGCGTGCAGGCCGTTCGGTCTCTGCCGGTATCCGTGCGAGCTTTTAA
- a CDS encoding DUF2796 domain-containing protein — MNTIRTKYKTSPSARASVRALLMAAILSSAAGAIGAGMPAHTHGEAELTIVLANNTLDVELMSPSVNLVGFEHKANSTDEKALLAQTEQQLQRPDTFLDFTDHQCELVNSSIDVSALQAEIAHSDHTHEHEHSEHDHRGGHSEIGARYRYRCEAGAYPEEIKVKLFQHYPSLSKVNLMWISPSAQGGATLTPKSATASFK, encoded by the coding sequence ATGAATACTATCCGCACTAAGTACAAGACTTCACCGTCCGCTCGCGCTTCAGTGCGAGCGCTGTTGATGGCCGCGATACTCAGCAGCGCGGCCGGGGCAATTGGCGCCGGCATGCCGGCTCACACTCATGGAGAGGCCGAGCTCACTATTGTCCTCGCCAACAACACTCTAGACGTGGAATTAATGTCTCCGAGCGTCAATCTGGTGGGCTTTGAACACAAGGCTAACAGTACTGATGAAAAGGCCTTGCTGGCACAAACCGAACAGCAGCTGCAACGGCCCGACACTTTTTTGGACTTTACGGATCATCAATGCGAACTAGTGAACTCTTCGATAGACGTATCTGCACTGCAGGCCGAAATTGCACACAGCGATCATACTCACGAACACGAACACAGCGAGCACGATCATAGAGGCGGACACAGCGAAATCGGCGCCCGCTACCGTTATCGCTGCGAGGCCGGGGCCTACCCCGAAGAGATCAAGGTAAAACTCTTCCAACACTACCCAAGCCTAAGCAAAGTCAACCTGATGTGGATAAGCCCATCCGCGCAGGGCGGGGCCACCCTAACGCCAAAGAGCGCCACAGCCAGCTTTAAATAA
- the zigA gene encoding zinc metallochaperone GTPase ZigA: MQTEQTRLPVTVLSGFLGAGKTTVLNHILHNRDNRRVAVIVNDMSEVNIDAESVKNDVSLNRSEEKLVEMSNGCICCTLREDLLLEVRALAESGKFDYLLIESTGISEPLPVAETFTFADEDGISLSDIAQLDTMVTVVDAVNFMAEYQQAKDLRDSDESLGEEDERSVTDLLVEQVEFADVILISKTDLVDEQHLQNLTGLLRGLNHDAQLMPIKNGEVPLNRVLGTGLFDFARAQQSPLWLKEMRGEHTPETEEYGISSFVYRARRPFHPRKLFDFMQSPAPNGRLIRSKGYFWLASRPEFAGQWSQAGGIARHGAAGMFWRAVPEQYWPEDEDTLSFIQEKWQEPFGDMRQELVFIGQGLDQAGMTETLDACLLNDDEMIAGKDYWKKLPDPFPSWSE, encoded by the coding sequence ATGCAGACTGAACAAACAAGGCTACCCGTTACCGTTCTGTCCGGTTTTCTGGGTGCGGGCAAAACCACGGTTCTCAATCATATTCTGCACAACCGCGATAATCGACGGGTGGCGGTTATCGTCAATGATATGAGTGAAGTCAACATCGACGCCGAGTCGGTGAAAAACGATGTCAGCTTGAATCGCAGCGAAGAGAAGCTGGTCGAGATGAGCAACGGCTGCATCTGTTGCACCCTACGCGAAGATTTGCTGCTGGAAGTACGTGCGCTTGCCGAATCCGGGAAATTTGATTACTTGCTGATTGAATCCACCGGTATTTCCGAGCCCCTACCCGTCGCAGAAACTTTTACCTTTGCCGATGAAGACGGCATTAGCCTGTCGGACATTGCCCAGCTGGACACCATGGTAACAGTAGTCGATGCGGTCAACTTTATGGCTGAGTACCAGCAAGCCAAAGATCTGCGCGATTCGGATGAAAGCCTGGGCGAGGAAGACGAGCGCAGTGTCACCGACTTGCTGGTCGAGCAAGTGGAGTTTGCTGATGTCATTTTAATCAGCAAAACCGATTTGGTAGACGAGCAGCACTTGCAAAACCTCACAGGTTTACTGCGCGGATTGAACCACGACGCTCAGTTGATGCCAATCAAAAACGGCGAAGTGCCGTTGAACCGTGTACTGGGTACAGGACTTTTTGACTTCGCCCGTGCCCAGCAATCGCCCCTGTGGCTAAAAGAAATGCGCGGCGAACACACCCCAGAGACTGAAGAATACGGCATCAGCAGTTTTGTCTATCGCGCGCGCCGGCCCTTTCATCCGCGCAAGCTTTTCGACTTTATGCAAAGCCCTGCCCCCAACGGTCGGCTAATTCGCTCCAAAGGCTATTTCTGGCTGGCCTCACGCCCAGAGTTTGCCGGCCAGTGGAGTCAAGCGGGCGGAATTGCCCGGCACGGCGCGGCCGGGATGTTCTGGCGCGCGGTGCCCGAGCAATACTGGCCCGAGGACGAAGACACACTCAGTTTCATTCAGGAAAAGTGGCAAGAACCCTTTGGTGATATGCGCCAGGAGCTGGTGTTTATCGGCCAGGGGTTAGACCAGGCCGGGATGACCGAAACTCTGGATGCCTGCTTGTTAAACGACGACGAAATGATCGCCGGTAAAGACTACTGGAAAAAACTACCCGACCCTTTTCCCAGTTGGAGTGAGTGA
- a CDS encoding TraR/DksA C4-type zinc finger protein: protein MLTEQQLRKAPKRDYMNPEQQAFFKHHLLSLKQETQNHIEQIKQQLAQPPECNDEADRAQLEDDMAIKLRLADREYKLLRKIDAALRRLHVGEYGYCQETGEPIGIERLLIRPTAEFGTDVKVISEEKEKFYAD, encoded by the coding sequence ATGCTAACCGAGCAACAACTACGCAAGGCGCCCAAGCGCGATTACATGAACCCCGAACAACAGGCATTTTTTAAGCATCACCTGCTAAGCCTGAAACAAGAAACCCAAAACCACATTGAGCAGATAAAACAGCAGCTTGCTCAACCCCCGGAGTGCAACGACGAAGCCGACCGTGCACAACTCGAGGACGACATGGCGATTAAGCTCAGACTGGCCGATCGGGAATACAAGCTGCTGCGCAAAATTGACGCTGCACTGCGCCGTTTGCATGTGGGCGAATACGGCTACTGCCAAGAGACCGGGGAGCCGATTGGTATTGAACGCTTATTAATTAGACCGACCGCAGAGTTCGGTACCGACGTTAAAGTGATTAGCGAAGAGAAAGAGAAGTTTTATGCAGACTGA
- a CDS encoding GTP-binding protein, with the protein MNPIPTNIITGFLGVGKTTLIQHLLSEKPAQESWAVLVNEFGEVGIDGALLREQKGRGGGAVVKEIPGGCMCCVAGLPMQVGLTQLLRSRQFDRLIIEPTGLGHPLEVLQTLSESFADTLEIKACLTLIDPRHFISERHLQNDTFMQQLQVADVLVVNKTDLAEPAELNAMQAYLQAQELDQRPRVEIKLGQLDSAWLELPHKTQLALPETVHHHGSNFPAANLPTPTAQQPITRKQHQGQGYYSAGWVFHPAKVFALTPLFNWLHGLECDRLKAVLITDQGIIALNLADGVVKTLELDECEDSRLEIIHHQPLDWQSLEQQLKQHLLQN; encoded by the coding sequence ATGAACCCAATCCCCACCAATATCATCACCGGATTTTTAGGCGTGGGTAAAACCACATTAATCCAGCATTTGCTGAGCGAAAAGCCGGCACAGGAGAGCTGGGCTGTGCTGGTGAATGAGTTCGGCGAGGTGGGGATTGACGGCGCCCTGCTGCGTGAACAAAAAGGGCGCGGGGGTGGCGCCGTGGTTAAAGAAATTCCCGGTGGCTGCATGTGCTGCGTCGCGGGCTTGCCAATGCAGGTCGGACTCACACAGTTGCTGCGCAGCCGGCAGTTTGACCGGCTGATTATCGAACCCACCGGCCTTGGTCACCCGCTGGAGGTGCTGCAAACCCTGAGCGAGAGCTTTGCCGACACTCTTGAGATCAAGGCCTGTCTGACACTGATCGATCCGCGCCACTTTATCAGCGAGCGCCACCTGCAAAACGATACTTTTATGCAACAACTTCAGGTGGCCGACGTTTTAGTGGTGAATAAAACAGACTTGGCTGAACCGGCCGAGCTAAACGCCATGCAAGCGTATCTTCAGGCTCAAGAACTTGACCAGCGTCCACGGGTAGAAATTAAACTGGGTCAACTGGACTCCGCCTGGCTGGAGCTGCCCCATAAAACACAACTCGCTTTACCCGAAACCGTCCACCATCACGGCAGCAATTTTCCCGCAGCCAACTTGCCCACGCCCACAGCGCAACAACCGATCACCCGCAAGCAACATCAGGGGCAAGGCTACTACAGTGCGGGGTGGGTATTTCACCCGGCCAAGGTGTTCGCACTAACGCCATTATTTAACTGGCTGCACGGACTGGAGTGCGATCGCTTAAAAGCCGTATTGATCACGGACCAGGGCATAATCGCCCTGAACCTTGCCGACGGTGTGGTAAAAACATTGGAGCTGGACGAATGCGAAGACAGTCGTCTGGAGATTATCCATCACCAACCGCTGGATTGGCAGAGCCTGGAGCAACAACTTAAGCAACATCTATTGCAGAACTAA